A segment of the Aureimonas sp. SA4125 genome:
CAGGCCGCTCGGGCCCCATTTGGAGAAGACGACGATGCCAAGTTCGACTGCCGTGCCGCTGGAGAGGAAGATCCGCTCGGCATCCAGTGCCCGGCGGACAACGCGCTCGGCCGACGGCTCTTCGTTCAGTACCGCGACGAGGGCCGAGGTGTCGACGACGATCACCCGACTCCGTCCGACAATTCGTCGCTGAACTGCTTGAGGTCGAAATCCTTGGGGAGTCGCTGACCCAGAGCGAGAATGTCCCGGACGTCATTCTCGACCGCTAGACGATCACGTTTTAACGCGCGCCCTTTTTTTCCCGGTGCTAGCGCCAGGCCGAGGATGCTCTCCGCCTCGCGCTCGACGCTGCGTCCGGTACGCTGCGCGCGAAGCTCGAGCAGACGCTCGATCTCTGGGTCAAGCTGATCAAGGATCATGCGGGCCATCGGCTAAACCTTCCCTGAGGAAGATATCAGCCGTCCCTGAGGGCTACAACACCGTCCTCACGTCAACAGCCCCACCGCGATCCCGACCAGCGCCAGGGCCGTCACCCACTGCGCGATATGCCCGGAGATGATGCCGACTTTGGTGTCCTGGGCGAGTTCCACCAGCGTGTCGTCGTTGATCCTGATGCCGTTCTCGATCAGCTCGGGCAACTGATGGGCGAGGATTTCGATGCCGTCGGCGAACTGCGGCAGGCGCTTGGCGATGCGCATCAGCGCTTCGAGGCCGTCGCGGGCGTCGCGCAGTTTTGCCGCGGGGCCGAGCTCGGACAGGATGTATTCCGACACGACCGGCTCGGCCGCAACCCACATGTTGAATTTCGGATCGAAGGAGCGGGCGACACCCTCGACGACGACCATGGTCTTCTGCAGAAGGATCAGTTCGGGGCGCGTGCGCATCTCGAACAGTTCGGTCACCTCGAACAGGAGGGTCAGCAGATGGCCCATCGAGATCGTCTCGGCCGGCT
Coding sequences within it:
- a CDS encoding TraY domain-containing protein, giving the protein MARMILDQLDPEIERLLELRAQRTGRSVEREAESILGLALAPGKKGRALKRDRLAVENDVRDILALGQRLPKDFDLKQFSDELSDGVG